The following are encoded together in the Triticum dicoccoides isolate Atlit2015 ecotype Zavitan chromosome 6B, WEW_v2.0, whole genome shotgun sequence genome:
- the LOC119325225 gene encoding histone H4, which translates to MSGRGKGGKGLGKGGAKRHRKVLRDNIQGITKPAIRRLARRGGVKRISGLIYEETRGVLKIFLENVIRDAVTYTEHARRKTVTAMDVVYALKRQGRTLYGFGG; encoded by the coding sequence ATGTCCGGCCGCGGCAAGGGCGGGAAGGGCCTCGGCAAGGGCGGCGCGAAGCGCCATCGGAAGGTGCTGCGGGACAACATCCagggcatcaccaagccggcgatcCGTCGTCTGGCTCGCCGTGGCGGCGTGAAGCGCATCTCGGGgctcatctacgaggagacccgaggcgtgctcaagatcttcctcgagaacgTCATCCGCGACGCCGTCACCTACACCGAGCACGCCCGCCGCAAGACCGTCACCGCCATGGACGTCGTCTACGCGCTCAAGCGACAGGGACGCACCCTCTACGGCTTCGGCGGCTGA
- the LOC119322361 gene encoding serine/threonine-protein kinase Nek3-like isoform X2, with protein MDQYEVLEQIGKGSFGSALLVRHKVEKKRYVLKKIRLARQTVRCRRSAHQEMELIAKVRSPYIVEYKDSWVEKGCYVCIVIGYCEGGDMLEAIKKANGNHFSEEKLCVWLVQLLMALDYLHTNHILHRDVKCSNIFLTKDQNIRIGDFGLAKVLTSDDLASSVVGTPSYMCPELLADIPYGSKSDIWSLGKYSYLIFSYMSCSDRRNVLLAKHVQFSGCCIYEMTALKHAFKAFDMQTLINKINKSVVAPLPTIYSGAFRGLIKSMLRRNPDHRPSAADLLNHPHLQPYVLEIQLKSSLAPNMFPAILPNKHEKNKTACSDDEDNCKPQYVKSHSFKVHRIVELDNATANHGPPQSTRTAKDCSKPLHQEMVQLPVQVTKEVVKEAMHDKHSKETRSPARTPRRASSTPRRRLEPAKTFHARTAHKEEQQPSPSRSSEDQTIQATRRASLSPHMFKAPEKKRLVDILTRLKSPDVSVNAPRIDRIAEFPLASSEDPLYPIMKLLPPSITDKSITKDKCTFQVLRGDGESHTNTRDLNLLSIDNNQLGSSSDWRQKRFDTTSYRQRAEALEGLLEFSAQLLQQERFQELGILLKPFGPGKASPRETAIWLSKSFKETGL; from the exons atggatcagtaCGAGGTGCTGGAGCAGATTGGGAAGGGCTCCTTTGGCTCTGCGCTCCTGGTGAGGCACAAGGTTGAGAAGAAGAG GTACGTCCTGAAGAAGATCCGGCTCGCCCGTCAGACCGTCAGGTGCCGTCGATCCGCGCACCAAGAG ATGGAGCTCATCGCAAAAGTAAGGAGCCCTTACATTGTGGAGTACAAAGATTCTTGGGTGGAGAAG GGGTGCTATGTGTGCATCGTGATCGGTTACTGCGAGGGAGGGGACAT GCTAGAGGCCATTAAGAAGGCTAACGGCAACCATTTCTCGGAGGAG AAACTCTGTGTGTGGCTTGTGCAGCTCCTGATGGCGCTTGATTACTTGCATACCAATCATATCCTTCATCGAGATGTCAAG TGTTCAAATATATTTCTTACAAAGGACCAAAATATACGGATCG GTGATTTTGGGCTGGCCAAAGTATTGACTTCTGACGATTTAGCTTCGTCA GTTGTAGGAACTCCCAGTTACATGTGCCCTGAACTTCTTGCCGACATTCCATATGGCTCCAAGTCCGACATATGGTCGCTAGGCAAGTATTCCTATCTGATATTCAGTTACATGTCTTGCTCCGATCGTCGCAATGTTCTCTTGGCTAAACATGTGCAATTTTCAGGATGCTGCATCTATGAGATGACTGCGCTGAAGCATGCATTCAAAGCATTT GATATGCAGACACTGATAAACAAGATTAACAAGTCTGTTGTCGCCCCTCTACCGACTATATATTCTGGTGCATT TAGGGGACTCATCAAAAGCATGCTGCGCAGAAATCCAGATCACAGACCGAGT GCTGCAGATCTGCTAAACCATCCGCATCTTCAGCCCTATGTGTTGGAAATCCAATTGAAATCAAGTCTGGCTCCCAATATGTTCCCAGCTATACTTCCTAACAAACATGAAAAAAACAAGACTGCGTGTTCTGATGATGAAGACAATTGCAAACCCCAATATGTTAAGAGTCATTCATTTAAAGTACATAGGATTGTGGAACTTGACAATGCCACCGCTAACCATGGCCCTCCTCAGTCTACCAGAACAGCAAAAGATTGTTCAAAACCGCTTCATCAAGAGATGGTTCAGTTACCAGTCCAGGTCACCAAGGAAGTTGTCAAAGAAGCGATGCATGATAAAcattcaaaagaaacaagatcACCGGCACGCACTCCACGAAGGGCGTCCTCGACTCCTAGGAGACGGCTAGAACCTGCAAAAACATTTCATGCTAGAACAGCTCACAAAGAGGAG CAGCAGCCTTCCCCATCAAGGTCTTCAGAAGACCAGACAATACAAGCTACACGGCGAGCATCACTTTCCCCACACATGTTCAAAGCTCCTGAGAAGAAGCGACTCGTCGACATTCTTACCAGATTGAAGTCTCCTGATGTATCAGTTAACGCACCTCGAATCGACAGAATTGCTGAATTCCCACTGGCATCGTCTGAAGATCCATTGTATCCCATCATGAAGCTCTTGCCACCATCTATCACTGACAAATCAATCACCAAGGACAAATGCACTTTCCAAGTGCTCCGAGGGGACGGTGAAAGCCACACCAACACTCGTGATCTGAACCTGCTCAGTATCGACAATAATCAACTCGGAAGTTCGTCTGATTGGAGGCAGAAGAGGTTCGACACGACATCCTACCGGCAGCGAGCTGAGGCTCTAGAGGGCTTGCTTGAGTTCAGTGCCCAGTTGCTCCAACAAGAGAGATTTCAGGAGCTGGGGATCTTGCTAAAGCCTTTTGGACCTGGGAAGGCGTCTCCAAGAGAGacagccatatggttgtcaaagaGCTTCAAAGAAACGGGATTATAA
- the LOC119322361 gene encoding serine/threonine-protein kinase Nek3-like isoform X4 — MALDYLHTNHILHRDVKCSNIFLTKDQNIRIGDFGLAKVLTSDDLASSVVGTPSYMCPELLADIPYGSKSDIWSLGKYSYLIFSYMSCSDRRNVLLAKHVQFSGCCIYEMTALKHAFKAFDMQTLINKINKSVVAPLPTIYSGAFRGLIKSMLRRNPDHRPSAADLLNHPHLQPYVLEIQLKSSLAPNMFPAILPNKHEKNKTACSDDEDNCKPQYVKSHSFKVHRIVELDNATANHGPPQSTRTAKDCSKPLHQEMVQLPVQVTKEVVKEAMHDKHSKETRSPARTPRRASSTPRRRLEPAKTFHARTAHKEEQQQPSPSRSSEDQTIQATRRASLSPHMFKAPEKKRLVDILTRLKSPDVSVNAPRIDRIAEFPLASSEDPLYPIMKLLPPSITDKSITKDKCTFQVLRGDGESHTNTRDLNLLSIDNNQLGSSSDWRQKRFDTTSYRQRAEALEGLLEFSAQLLQQERFQELGILLKPFGPGKASPRETAIWLSKSFKETGL, encoded by the exons ATGGCGCTTGATTACTTGCATACCAATCATATCCTTCATCGAGATGTCAAG TGTTCAAATATATTTCTTACAAAGGACCAAAATATACGGATCG GTGATTTTGGGCTGGCCAAAGTATTGACTTCTGACGATTTAGCTTCGTCA GTTGTAGGAACTCCCAGTTACATGTGCCCTGAACTTCTTGCCGACATTCCATATGGCTCCAAGTCCGACATATGGTCGCTAGGCAAGTATTCCTATCTGATATTCAGTTACATGTCTTGCTCCGATCGTCGCAATGTTCTCTTGGCTAAACATGTGCAATTTTCAGGATGCTGCATCTATGAGATGACTGCGCTGAAGCATGCATTCAAAGCATTT GATATGCAGACACTGATAAACAAGATTAACAAGTCTGTTGTCGCCCCTCTACCGACTATATATTCTGGTGCATT TAGGGGACTCATCAAAAGCATGCTGCGCAGAAATCCAGATCACAGACCGAGT GCTGCAGATCTGCTAAACCATCCGCATCTTCAGCCCTATGTGTTGGAAATCCAATTGAAATCAAGTCTGGCTCCCAATATGTTCCCAGCTATACTTCCTAACAAACATGAAAAAAACAAGACTGCGTGTTCTGATGATGAAGACAATTGCAAACCCCAATATGTTAAGAGTCATTCATTTAAAGTACATAGGATTGTGGAACTTGACAATGCCACCGCTAACCATGGCCCTCCTCAGTCTACCAGAACAGCAAAAGATTGTTCAAAACCGCTTCATCAAGAGATGGTTCAGTTACCAGTCCAGGTCACCAAGGAAGTTGTCAAAGAAGCGATGCATGATAAAcattcaaaagaaacaagatcACCGGCACGCACTCCACGAAGGGCGTCCTCGACTCCTAGGAGACGGCTAGAACCTGCAAAAACATTTCATGCTAGAACAGCTCACAAAGAGGAG CAGCAGCAGCCTTCCCCATCAAGGTCTTCAGAAGACCAGACAATACAAGCTACACGGCGAGCATCACTTTCCCCACACATGTTCAAAGCTCCTGAGAAGAAGCGACTCGTCGACATTCTTACCAGATTGAAGTCTCCTGATGTATCAGTTAACGCACCTCGAATCGACAGAATTGCTGAATTCCCACTGGCATCGTCTGAAGATCCATTGTATCCCATCATGAAGCTCTTGCCACCATCTATCACTGACAAATCAATCACCAAGGACAAATGCACTTTCCAAGTGCTCCGAGGGGACGGTGAAAGCCACACCAACACTCGTGATCTGAACCTGCTCAGTATCGACAATAATCAACTCGGAAGTTCGTCTGATTGGAGGCAGAAGAGGTTCGACACGACATCCTACCGGCAGCGAGCTGAGGCTCTAGAGGGCTTGCTTGAGTTCAGTGCCCAGTTGCTCCAACAAGAGAGATTTCAGGAGCTGGGGATCTTGCTAAAGCCTTTTGGACCTGGGAAGGCGTCTCCAAGAGAGacagccatatggttgtcaaagaGCTTCAAAGAAACGGGATTATAA
- the LOC119322362 gene encoding probable ribose-5-phosphate isomerase 3, chloroplastic: MAAAATATAVRLHAAATRRAAPRRPARFAVRADAARAATALTQDDLKRLAAVRAVEQVQSGMVLGLGTGSTAAFAVAEIGALLASGKLSGIVGVPTSKRTFEQAMSLGIPLSTLDDHPVIDLAIDGADEVDPDLNLVKGRGGALLREKMVEAASAKFVVVVDETKLVAGLGGSGLAMPVEVVQFCWKHNQVRLQGLFNEEGCEAKLRLNEDGKPYVTDNSNYIVDLYFKTPIRDALGAGKEIAALEGVVEHGLFLNMATSVIIAGSDGVSVKTK, from the exons ATGGCCGCCGCCGCGACCGCCACCGCCGTCCGCCTCCACGCGGCTGCcacgcgccgcgccgccccgcgccggccggcGCGCTTCGCGGTGCGCGCGGACGCCGCGCGGGCGGCGACGGCGCTGACGCAGGACGACCTCAAGAGGCTCGCGGCGGTGCGCGCGGTGGAGCAGGTGCAGAGCGGCATGGTCCTGGGGCTCGGGACGGGGTCCACGgccgccttcgccgtcgccgaGATCGGCGCGCTCCTCGCCAGCGGGAAGCTCTCCGGCATCGTCGGCGTGCCCACCTCCAAGCGCACCTTCGAGCAGGCCATGTCGCTCGGGATCCCGCTCTCCACGCTCGACGACCACCCCGTCATCGACCTCGCCATCGACGGCGCCGACGAG GTCGACCCAGATCTTAACCTTGTCAAAGGGCGGGGTGGAGCCCTGCTCCGGGAGAAGATGGTCGAGGCCGCGTCAGCAAAGTTTGTCGTCGTCGTCGATGAGACGAAGCTGGTCGCCGGCCTGGGAGGGAGCGGCCTCGCCATGCCGGTGGAGGTCGTGCAGTTCTGCTGGAAGCACAACCAAGTAAGGCTGCAGGGTCTGTTCAACGAAGAAGGCTGCGAGGCGAAGCTGAGACTGAATGAGGATGGCAAGCCCTATGTTACTGACAACTCGAACTACATTGTCGATTTATACTTCAAGACGCCGATCAGGGACGCGCTGGGCGCGGGCAAGGAGATTGCGGCTTTGGAAGGAGTTGTTGAGCATGGCTTGTTTTTGAACATGGCAACTTCAGTGATCATTGCCGGATCGGACGGCGTCAGTGTCAAAACAAAGTGA
- the LOC119322361 gene encoding serine/threonine-protein kinase Nek3-like isoform X1, whose amino-acid sequence MDQYEVLEQIGKGSFGSALLVRHKVEKKRYVLKKIRLARQTVRCRRSAHQEMELIAKVRSPYIVEYKDSWVEKGCYVCIVIGYCEGGDMLEAIKKANGNHFSEEKLCVWLVQLLMALDYLHTNHILHRDVKCSNIFLTKDQNIRIGDFGLAKVLTSDDLASSVVGTPSYMCPELLADIPYGSKSDIWSLGKYSYLIFSYMSCSDRRNVLLAKHVQFSGCCIYEMTALKHAFKAFDMQTLINKINKSVVAPLPTIYSGAFRGLIKSMLRRNPDHRPSAADLLNHPHLQPYVLEIQLKSSLAPNMFPAILPNKHEKNKTACSDDEDNCKPQYVKSHSFKVHRIVELDNATANHGPPQSTRTAKDCSKPLHQEMVQLPVQVTKEVVKEAMHDKHSKETRSPARTPRRASSTPRRRLEPAKTFHARTAHKEEQQQPSPSRSSEDQTIQATRRASLSPHMFKAPEKKRLVDILTRLKSPDVSVNAPRIDRIAEFPLASSEDPLYPIMKLLPPSITDKSITKDKCTFQVLRGDGESHTNTRDLNLLSIDNNQLGSSSDWRQKRFDTTSYRQRAEALEGLLEFSAQLLQQERFQELGILLKPFGPGKASPRETAIWLSKSFKETGL is encoded by the exons atggatcagtaCGAGGTGCTGGAGCAGATTGGGAAGGGCTCCTTTGGCTCTGCGCTCCTGGTGAGGCACAAGGTTGAGAAGAAGAG GTACGTCCTGAAGAAGATCCGGCTCGCCCGTCAGACCGTCAGGTGCCGTCGATCCGCGCACCAAGAG ATGGAGCTCATCGCAAAAGTAAGGAGCCCTTACATTGTGGAGTACAAAGATTCTTGGGTGGAGAAG GGGTGCTATGTGTGCATCGTGATCGGTTACTGCGAGGGAGGGGACAT GCTAGAGGCCATTAAGAAGGCTAACGGCAACCATTTCTCGGAGGAG AAACTCTGTGTGTGGCTTGTGCAGCTCCTGATGGCGCTTGATTACTTGCATACCAATCATATCCTTCATCGAGATGTCAAG TGTTCAAATATATTTCTTACAAAGGACCAAAATATACGGATCG GTGATTTTGGGCTGGCCAAAGTATTGACTTCTGACGATTTAGCTTCGTCA GTTGTAGGAACTCCCAGTTACATGTGCCCTGAACTTCTTGCCGACATTCCATATGGCTCCAAGTCCGACATATGGTCGCTAGGCAAGTATTCCTATCTGATATTCAGTTACATGTCTTGCTCCGATCGTCGCAATGTTCTCTTGGCTAAACATGTGCAATTTTCAGGATGCTGCATCTATGAGATGACTGCGCTGAAGCATGCATTCAAAGCATTT GATATGCAGACACTGATAAACAAGATTAACAAGTCTGTTGTCGCCCCTCTACCGACTATATATTCTGGTGCATT TAGGGGACTCATCAAAAGCATGCTGCGCAGAAATCCAGATCACAGACCGAGT GCTGCAGATCTGCTAAACCATCCGCATCTTCAGCCCTATGTGTTGGAAATCCAATTGAAATCAAGTCTGGCTCCCAATATGTTCCCAGCTATACTTCCTAACAAACATGAAAAAAACAAGACTGCGTGTTCTGATGATGAAGACAATTGCAAACCCCAATATGTTAAGAGTCATTCATTTAAAGTACATAGGATTGTGGAACTTGACAATGCCACCGCTAACCATGGCCCTCCTCAGTCTACCAGAACAGCAAAAGATTGTTCAAAACCGCTTCATCAAGAGATGGTTCAGTTACCAGTCCAGGTCACCAAGGAAGTTGTCAAAGAAGCGATGCATGATAAAcattcaaaagaaacaagatcACCGGCACGCACTCCACGAAGGGCGTCCTCGACTCCTAGGAGACGGCTAGAACCTGCAAAAACATTTCATGCTAGAACAGCTCACAAAGAGGAG CAGCAGCAGCCTTCCCCATCAAGGTCTTCAGAAGACCAGACAATACAAGCTACACGGCGAGCATCACTTTCCCCACACATGTTCAAAGCTCCTGAGAAGAAGCGACTCGTCGACATTCTTACCAGATTGAAGTCTCCTGATGTATCAGTTAACGCACCTCGAATCGACAGAATTGCTGAATTCCCACTGGCATCGTCTGAAGATCCATTGTATCCCATCATGAAGCTCTTGCCACCATCTATCACTGACAAATCAATCACCAAGGACAAATGCACTTTCCAAGTGCTCCGAGGGGACGGTGAAAGCCACACCAACACTCGTGATCTGAACCTGCTCAGTATCGACAATAATCAACTCGGAAGTTCGTCTGATTGGAGGCAGAAGAGGTTCGACACGACATCCTACCGGCAGCGAGCTGAGGCTCTAGAGGGCTTGCTTGAGTTCAGTGCCCAGTTGCTCCAACAAGAGAGATTTCAGGAGCTGGGGATCTTGCTAAAGCCTTTTGGACCTGGGAAGGCGTCTCCAAGAGAGacagccatatggttgtcaaagaGCTTCAAAGAAACGGGATTATAA
- the LOC119322361 gene encoding serine/threonine-protein kinase Nek3-like isoform X3, with translation MDQYEVLEQIGKGSFGSALLVRHKVEKKRYVLKKIRLARQTVRCRRSAHQEMELIAKVRSPYIVEYKDSWVEKGCYVCIVIGYCEGGDMLEAIKKANGNHFSEEKLCVWLVQLLMALDYLHTNHILHRDVKCSNIFLTKDQNIRIGDFGLAKVLTSDDLASSVVGTPSYMCPELLADIPYGSKSDIWSLGCCIYEMTALKHAFKAFDMQTLINKINKSVVAPLPTIYSGAFRGLIKSMLRRNPDHRPSAADLLNHPHLQPYVLEIQLKSSLAPNMFPAILPNKHEKNKTACSDDEDNCKPQYVKSHSFKVHRIVELDNATANHGPPQSTRTAKDCSKPLHQEMVQLPVQVTKEVVKEAMHDKHSKETRSPARTPRRASSTPRRRLEPAKTFHARTAHKEEQQQPSPSRSSEDQTIQATRRASLSPHMFKAPEKKRLVDILTRLKSPDVSVNAPRIDRIAEFPLASSEDPLYPIMKLLPPSITDKSITKDKCTFQVLRGDGESHTNTRDLNLLSIDNNQLGSSSDWRQKRFDTTSYRQRAEALEGLLEFSAQLLQQERFQELGILLKPFGPGKASPRETAIWLSKSFKETGL, from the exons atggatcagtaCGAGGTGCTGGAGCAGATTGGGAAGGGCTCCTTTGGCTCTGCGCTCCTGGTGAGGCACAAGGTTGAGAAGAAGAG GTACGTCCTGAAGAAGATCCGGCTCGCCCGTCAGACCGTCAGGTGCCGTCGATCCGCGCACCAAGAG ATGGAGCTCATCGCAAAAGTAAGGAGCCCTTACATTGTGGAGTACAAAGATTCTTGGGTGGAGAAG GGGTGCTATGTGTGCATCGTGATCGGTTACTGCGAGGGAGGGGACAT GCTAGAGGCCATTAAGAAGGCTAACGGCAACCATTTCTCGGAGGAG AAACTCTGTGTGTGGCTTGTGCAGCTCCTGATGGCGCTTGATTACTTGCATACCAATCATATCCTTCATCGAGATGTCAAG TGTTCAAATATATTTCTTACAAAGGACCAAAATATACGGATCG GTGATTTTGGGCTGGCCAAAGTATTGACTTCTGACGATTTAGCTTCGTCA GTTGTAGGAACTCCCAGTTACATGTGCCCTGAACTTCTTGCCGACATTCCATATGGCTCCAAGTCCGACATATGGTCGCTAG GATGCTGCATCTATGAGATGACTGCGCTGAAGCATGCATTCAAAGCATTT GATATGCAGACACTGATAAACAAGATTAACAAGTCTGTTGTCGCCCCTCTACCGACTATATATTCTGGTGCATT TAGGGGACTCATCAAAAGCATGCTGCGCAGAAATCCAGATCACAGACCGAGT GCTGCAGATCTGCTAAACCATCCGCATCTTCAGCCCTATGTGTTGGAAATCCAATTGAAATCAAGTCTGGCTCCCAATATGTTCCCAGCTATACTTCCTAACAAACATGAAAAAAACAAGACTGCGTGTTCTGATGATGAAGACAATTGCAAACCCCAATATGTTAAGAGTCATTCATTTAAAGTACATAGGATTGTGGAACTTGACAATGCCACCGCTAACCATGGCCCTCCTCAGTCTACCAGAACAGCAAAAGATTGTTCAAAACCGCTTCATCAAGAGATGGTTCAGTTACCAGTCCAGGTCACCAAGGAAGTTGTCAAAGAAGCGATGCATGATAAAcattcaaaagaaacaagatcACCGGCACGCACTCCACGAAGGGCGTCCTCGACTCCTAGGAGACGGCTAGAACCTGCAAAAACATTTCATGCTAGAACAGCTCACAAAGAGGAG CAGCAGCAGCCTTCCCCATCAAGGTCTTCAGAAGACCAGACAATACAAGCTACACGGCGAGCATCACTTTCCCCACACATGTTCAAAGCTCCTGAGAAGAAGCGACTCGTCGACATTCTTACCAGATTGAAGTCTCCTGATGTATCAGTTAACGCACCTCGAATCGACAGAATTGCTGAATTCCCACTGGCATCGTCTGAAGATCCATTGTATCCCATCATGAAGCTCTTGCCACCATCTATCACTGACAAATCAATCACCAAGGACAAATGCACTTTCCAAGTGCTCCGAGGGGACGGTGAAAGCCACACCAACACTCGTGATCTGAACCTGCTCAGTATCGACAATAATCAACTCGGAAGTTCGTCTGATTGGAGGCAGAAGAGGTTCGACACGACATCCTACCGGCAGCGAGCTGAGGCTCTAGAGGGCTTGCTTGAGTTCAGTGCCCAGTTGCTCCAACAAGAGAGATTTCAGGAGCTGGGGATCTTGCTAAAGCCTTTTGGACCTGGGAAGGCGTCTCCAAGAGAGacagccatatggttgtcaaagaGCTTCAAAGAAACGGGATTATAA